The genomic region TTATTAATAAGCTCGCTTGCATCTGCTATGAAAATAATATCGCCGTTGTTGAGACTCTCAATATTGAAATTGTCATAGCTCATTATAAGACTATCAATATATGAGTATAAATTACTTCCTGAGATTTCTTGTGTACGTTCTGAACTCATAGAGCCTAACATGACAGCCTTATTTGTGAACGAGTAATTATTTTCTTCATTGCCTCCGCCATTATCGCCGCCGTTATTGCCTGTATCAGTTATTACACTTCCGCCGCTTCCACCGCAGCCGCCGCTGAATATTGCGAAAGAAATCATCACAGCCATCAGCAAAAATAAAACACGAGAGCTAAATTTTTTTGTCATAATTCATAACCTCCTAATATTTTATTGCGCATCGGGCGACTGTGTGAATTTAATTTTTGCTACATATTTGCCTGAAGTAACAGTTATAGTTCCAACACGGGGCTGGCCTGTATTATTTTCTGTTACTGTGTAGCTGAAATCTGTGCCCTCTTTGCCCGTCTCTCTGCCTGATTTATGTACAACTTCGAGCCAGTCAGAGTCAGATTTTGCCTCCCAGTCATTTTCGCACAATACTTTTGCGGTGTACATTCTCGCGGTTTTGTTGCCTGTAGTGGTCGCGCTGCCTATTCCTAACAGAGGGGGCGGATCAAATCTTAATTCTTTAGTTGTGCCTCTGTGAGGGACTTCGGCATTATATGACTTTATACTTTGAGCGGGCATATCGTGAGCCCAGCAGAACCCGAGAGTGAATAAACTTTGTCCGTATAATTTAGTCTGCGCACGTTTTTCTGCGGGTATGCTCCAAATTGATTCAGTCTCAAAGCTGAGATTTTCCTTAAAAGCATTAGAAATTCTTTCCCAAGAGTCGCTTGATTTCGAGTATTCGGGCCATGTGCATATAGCGTCCCATTGAACAACTTGGAGTCCGTTCTCATAATGATAATTAGGTATTATTTCATAATCATTGACTCCCCATGTCTTAGTGGTGCTGTGTCTAATTCCCCAGTTAAAGCTGGCTTCTAAATTTCCTTGACCCATTCCCGTTGTTTGGCCGCCATTCTTATTTGCGCCGCCTCCGCCTCCTACACTTACACCGCCGCCGAGATTCCAGCCGCTTGTATCAGTTACTTGTGTCTCTTTATTGGCTGTTCTGTTCGGGAGATATTTTTCCAGAGTCGCTTCGGGAATTGATGTCCATACTCTTGCGGATAGTCCCCTGTTGCCGCCGAAAATTAAATCATAATGATAGCTTAGTCCGGGATCGCCGCCCTCTAATTCGTCGCGTGTTTTGTCGCCTTTAGGTGCGCAAATTTCGAGATTTACCGGCCTTGTCATTGTATTAGTCGTTACAATGTAATAATCTTTCTTGTTATCGAAATAATGAAGGCTTGTGATGCGGTAATCTGCATCTGTCTCGTGCCTTACATAAATGGGTTTGCCGTCGGTTTTGTTTCTGCTGCCATCGACTGACCAGTATTTTAACAGGCGTTCATAGCTGCTGAATCCGTTTCTCCTGATAAATTCTTTGAACGAACTATTATTTGCATTAATTCCAAATTCCCGGTAATAGTCGCAGAATTCCCTGTGAATAGGATCGCACAAATTTGTAGATAAACCTGCAGCAAGAGTCATGATTTCTTTTTTCGGGTCATTGTCTGCCGCAATTTGAGCTTTGAGTTTAGCTACATCTGCTGTGAAATCTTCTTTTATGTCGATTGCCTTCTGATCAAGTTCAGCCGCCCACGTGAAGAGATTTATAATATAAGTCTCTAAAGTGTCCGCAGCAAGTTCAGCAAAAATTTTTGTGAATTCTTGAATCTCCGCATCAGTCATGTCAAAATTTTTCAAGATTGCCAGCGCGTAGTCCTCATAGCTTGAGTAATCTTTACGCCTTATTATTAAATCGCCTGATACAAACTCATCGCCGAGTCCGTAGAGTTCGTCAAGATTTTCTCTGTGATCTACAGCGTAAACAAAAGTATTCGAGCCTCCCTCGTCCGTGATTTGCCGCCATCCCAGTGCTATAAACTCATAATGTGAATTAGGAAGCGGAGTCCCATCAAACGAAACAGGCCGGCCAAGATTGAGAGTAAAGAAATCTTCCATAGCTTTCAAGTCTTCAGAGTCAGGATACACAGCCGCAATAATAACACCTGAATCATAATATGCTGAAATTATTTTATTCTGGGTTGACGAGTCAATATTATTAAATAATGCGCTCGCGTCTGCTATGAAAAGAATATCGCCGTCATTAAGACTCTCAATATCAAAATTATCACGGCTTGTGATAAGCTCATCAATGTAGGAGTATAAATTACTTTCTGCAACTTCCTGTAAACGTTCTGAAGTCATAGCACCTAACAAGACAGCTTTATTTGTGAAAGAAAAATTATCTTCATT from Synergistaceae bacterium harbors:
- a CDS encoding BACON domain-containing protein encodes the protein MISFAVISGGCGGSGGSIITDNGNSNDDNNGSNEDNFSFTNKAVLLGAMTSERLQEVAESNLYSYIDELITSRDNFDIESLNDGDILFIADASALFNNIDSSTQNKIISAYYDSGVIIAAVYPDSEDLKAMEDFFTLNLGRPVSFDGTPLPNSHYEFIALGWRQITDEGGSNTFVYAVDHRENLDELYGLGDEFVSGDLIIRRKDYSSYEDYALAILKNFDMTDAEIQEFTKIFAELAADTLETYIINLFTWAAELDQKAIDIKEDFTADVAKLKAQIAADNDPKKEIMTLAAGLSTNLCDPIHREFCDYYREFGINANNSSFKEFIRRNGFSSYERLLKYWSVDGSRNKTDGKPIYVRHETDADYRITSLHYFDNKKDYYIVTTNTMTRPVNLEICAPKGDKTRDELEGGDPGLSYHYDLIFGGNRGLSARVWTSIPEATLEKYLPNRTANKETQVTDTSGWNLGGGVSVGGGGGANKNGGQTTGMGQGNLEASFNWGIRHSTTKTWGVNDYEIIPNYHYENGLQVVQWDAICTWPEYSKSSDSWERISNAFKENLSFETESIWSIPAEKRAQTKLYGQSLFTLGFCWAHDMPAQSIKSYNAEVPHRGTTKELRFDPPPLLGIGSATTTGNKTARMYTAKVLCENDWEAKSDSDWLEVVHKSGRETGKEGTDFSYTVTENNTGQPRVGTITVTSGKYVAKIKFTQSPDAQ